One window from the genome of Streptomyces sp. WZ-12 encodes:
- a CDS encoding MSMEG_1061 family FMN-dependent PPOX-type flavoprotein produces the protein MDPFAAAVVWDARGPAPERTAADAYQAIDMARVREVIGYPQPFVAEKKEPYLGAFMRRFIAHSTFCCLATADDSGGVDASPKGDPPGAVRVLDPWTLAVPDRPGNRTADTFENITRNPAVGMVFFVPGVRETVRINGDAFVTDDPGLLERLGAEGKPAVLATIVRVREAFFQCGKAVIRAGLWEDDRRGLADALTLGNNFYAQITAQMAEKMAANLGSELGSLGAIAEDHYRNDLY, from the coding sequence ATGGATCCGTTCGCCGCCGCTGTCGTGTGGGACGCCCGCGGCCCCGCGCCCGAACGCACCGCCGCCGACGCCTATCAGGCCATCGACATGGCCCGCGTCCGGGAGGTCATCGGCTACCCCCAGCCCTTCGTCGCGGAGAAGAAGGAGCCGTACCTCGGCGCGTTCATGCGTCGCTTCATCGCCCACAGCACGTTCTGCTGCCTGGCCACCGCCGACGACAGCGGGGGCGTGGACGCCAGCCCCAAGGGCGATCCGCCGGGCGCGGTACGGGTGTTGGACCCCTGGACCCTGGCCGTACCCGACCGTCCGGGCAACCGCACCGCCGACACCTTCGAGAACATCACCCGCAACCCGGCCGTGGGCATGGTCTTCTTCGTCCCCGGCGTACGGGAGACGGTTCGGATCAACGGGGACGCGTTCGTCACCGACGACCCCGGCCTGTTGGAGCGGCTCGGTGCCGAGGGCAAACCCGCCGTCCTCGCCACGATCGTGCGGGTACGCGAGGCGTTCTTCCAGTGCGGCAAGGCCGTGATCCGCGCCGGGCTCTGGGAGGACGACCGCCGGGGCCTGGCCGACGCGCTCACCCTCGGCAACAACTTCTACGCCCAGATCACCGCGCAGATGGCGGAGAAGATGGCCGCCAACCTCGGCAGCGAGCTCGGCTCCCTCGGCGCGATCGCCGAGGACCACTACCGCAACGACCTCTACTGA
- a CDS encoding PDR/VanB family oxidoreductase: protein MATKTAPVAAGASASEAGPQEIPVIVRQLRWEAAGVVSVVLARPGGGVLPVWEPGAHVELVLPTGIVRQYSLCGAPDDPSCYRVAVRRDPASRGGSEYVHSFLRPGQPLRIRGPRNHFRFEPADSYLFVAGGIGITPILPMVRQAAASGARWRLAYGGRSAAAMAFRDELAPHRDAVSLYPGDESGRMPLDALLGQAPPDTAVYACGPESLLDAVANGTAQLPQGTVHMERFRPRERKPARNSAVEVVCARSGRTVGVPAEQSVLDALADAGLPVAGSCRQGVCGTCETRVLDGVPDHRDDILSEEERERGDRMYLCVSRARTPRLVLDV, encoded by the coding sequence ATGGCAACCAAGACCGCGCCGGTCGCCGCGGGGGCGTCCGCTTCGGAGGCCGGGCCACAGGAAATCCCGGTGATCGTACGGCAGTTGCGTTGGGAGGCCGCGGGAGTGGTTTCGGTGGTGTTGGCCCGGCCGGGCGGCGGGGTGCTGCCCGTTTGGGAGCCCGGAGCCCATGTGGAGTTGGTGCTGCCCACGGGCATCGTCCGGCAGTACTCGCTCTGCGGCGCGCCCGACGACCCGTCCTGTTACCGCGTGGCGGTGCGGCGGGACCCCGCGAGTCGCGGCGGATCGGAGTACGTCCACTCCTTCCTGCGGCCCGGCCAGCCGCTGCGGATCCGCGGCCCCCGCAACCACTTCCGCTTCGAACCGGCCGACTCCTACCTCTTCGTCGCCGGCGGCATCGGCATCACCCCGATCCTGCCGATGGTGCGTCAGGCGGCCGCCTCGGGCGCCCGGTGGCGACTCGCCTACGGCGGACGGTCCGCCGCCGCCATGGCCTTCCGCGACGAACTCGCACCCCACCGCGACGCCGTAAGCCTCTACCCGGGGGACGAATCCGGGCGCATGCCCCTGGACGCGCTGCTGGGGCAGGCCCCTCCGGACACCGCCGTCTACGCCTGCGGCCCGGAATCGCTGCTGGACGCCGTCGCCAACGGGACCGCGCAACTGCCCCAGGGGACCGTGCACATGGAGCGCTTCCGGCCGCGGGAGCGGAAGCCGGCGCGCAACAGCGCGGTGGAGGTGGTCTGCGCCCGTTCCGGCCGCACCGTGGGCGTACCGGCGGAGCAAAGCGTCCTGGACGCGCTCGCGGACGCGGGCCTGCCGGTGGCCGGCTCCTGCCGACAGGGAGTCTGCGGCACCTGTGAGACCCGGGTGCTCGACGGCGTTCCCGACCACCGCGACGACATCCTCTCGGAGGAGGAACGGGAGCGCGGCGACCGGATGTACCTCTGCGTCTCGCGGGCGCGCACCCCCCGGCTGGTCCTCGATGTCTGA
- a CDS encoding TetR/AcrR family transcriptional regulator C-terminal domain-containing protein: MSMRESGRAGTRRGSLRPDTVVDTALALVNHGGLESLTMRRLSDALGTQPPTLYRLFHDKDALVDAMADAVLASALGPLPQADWEARVTALAERLRAALLAQRDGARIVGGAYTTRHPTLAIADSLLAAMQEAGFTGEAAVCAITTVFSYVLGETLEQQGRTDVDLDDVKASFSDDDYPHLARSPLPALLDFDTRFAFGLRTITAGLREQPTRQRTT, translated from the coding sequence ATGTCAATGCGAGAAAGCGGTCGCGCGGGTACGCGCAGGGGATCGCTCCGGCCGGACACCGTGGTGGACACCGCGCTGGCCCTGGTCAACCACGGCGGCCTGGAGTCACTGACCATGCGCCGCCTGTCCGATGCCCTGGGAACCCAACCACCCACCCTGTACCGGCTGTTCCACGACAAGGACGCCCTGGTCGACGCGATGGCCGACGCCGTACTGGCCTCCGCGCTCGGCCCGCTCCCCCAGGCCGACTGGGAGGCCCGCGTGACCGCGCTGGCCGAGCGCCTGCGGGCCGCCCTCCTCGCCCAACGGGACGGCGCCCGCATCGTCGGCGGTGCCTACACCACTCGACACCCCACCCTGGCGATCGCCGACTCCCTGCTGGCCGCCATGCAGGAAGCGGGCTTCACCGGCGAGGCGGCGGTGTGCGCCATCACCACGGTCTTCTCCTACGTCCTGGGCGAAACACTGGAGCAACAGGGACGCACCGATGTGGACCTGGACGACGTCAAAGCCTCGTTCTCCGACGACGACTACCCACACCTGGCCCGCAGCCCGCTGCCGGCCCTGCTCGACTTCGACACCAGGTTCGCCTTCGGCCTCCGAACGATCACGGCCGGCCTCCGGGAGCAGCCCACGCGCCAACGCACGACGTGA
- a CDS encoding DinB family protein: MTDQFARWSQATRYTDMWADPDDDPRNNEGPSPDGELATLRDVLTNYRLTLRMKCEGLNAEQLARRSVPPSTMSLLGLVRHLARVERDWRNWISDGEPLPKLYGGREADFDGAVAEQAVVDAAYDDLEREQAATDAALDQHPDLGTRVGKDGIAVRELLVHRIDEYARHCGHADLLRECIDGRVGQ; the protein is encoded by the coding sequence ATGACTGACCAGTTCGCGCGATGGAGCCAGGCAACCCGCTACACCGACATGTGGGCCGATCCGGACGACGACCCCCGCAACAACGAAGGTCCGAGTCCGGACGGCGAGCTCGCGACGTTGCGGGACGTGCTGACCAACTACCGCCTGACCCTGCGGATGAAGTGCGAGGGTCTGAACGCGGAGCAACTGGCCCGCCGTTCGGTTCCGCCGTCGACGATGTCGCTGCTCGGCCTGGTCCGGCATCTCGCCAGAGTGGAGCGGGACTGGCGCAACTGGATCAGCGACGGTGAGCCGCTGCCGAAGCTGTACGGCGGGCGGGAGGCGGACTTCGACGGAGCCGTCGCCGAGCAGGCCGTGGTCGACGCCGCGTACGACGACCTGGAGCGCGAGCAGGCCGCGACCGACGCCGCGCTGGACCAACACCCGGACCTGGGCACGCGCGTGGGGAAGGACGGGATCGCCGTTCGGGAGCTGTTGGTGCACCGGATCGACGAGTACGCCCGGCACTGCGGGCACGCCGACCTCTTGCGCGAGTGCATCGACGGGCGGGTGGGCCAGTGA
- a CDS encoding D-alanyl-D-alanine carboxypeptidase family protein — protein MGSHARPNRIHRTGVRIAMVALVGAALPITAGGLAEAATPGATHSADENGQQSHDAATTAGRHQAAPHQSQPSQAGQHAAQDQAAPQIHTDHAFLLDARDGSQERELWAGAKADESVPMASTTKIMTAVVVLKHPEWLDRQITVKQEYRDYVQKVGASTADLQTGDTLTARQLLHAMLLPSGADAARALADTFGHGDTEDARIADFVHQMNAEAQQLGMTGTHFDGVDGFSHGNNHSTARDLAKLGQRAMLQPVFADIVKNKQFKTEAPAANGHTRYYTWNNTNQLLSTYAGALGVKTGSGPEDGYCLVFAAKRDNRTLVGVILKDDQGRFDDATKMLDWGFAH, from the coding sequence ATGGGTTCCCACGCCCGCCCCAACCGAATACACCGCACCGGAGTCCGGATCGCGATGGTGGCACTCGTCGGTGCCGCCCTGCCGATCACTGCCGGTGGCCTGGCCGAGGCAGCCACCCCCGGCGCCACGCACTCCGCGGACGAGAACGGCCAGCAGAGCCACGACGCCGCCACAACGGCCGGCCGGCACCAGGCCGCACCCCATCAGTCCCAGCCTTCCCAGGCGGGGCAGCACGCCGCCCAGGACCAGGCCGCTCCCCAGATCCACACCGACCACGCCTTCCTGCTGGACGCGCGGGACGGTAGCCAGGAGCGGGAGTTGTGGGCCGGGGCCAAGGCGGACGAGAGCGTGCCGATGGCCAGCACCACCAAGATCATGACCGCCGTGGTGGTGCTCAAGCACCCGGAGTGGCTGGACCGGCAGATCACGGTGAAGCAGGAGTACCGGGATTACGTCCAGAAGGTCGGCGCCAGCACCGCCGACCTCCAGACCGGCGACACGCTGACCGCCAGGCAACTGCTGCACGCCATGCTGCTCCCGTCCGGCGCGGACGCCGCGCGAGCCCTGGCCGACACCTTCGGCCACGGTGACACCGAGGACGCGCGGATCGCCGACTTCGTGCACCAGATGAACGCCGAGGCGCAGCAACTGGGCATGACCGGAACGCACTTCGACGGCGTCGACGGCTTCTCGCACGGCAACAACCACAGCACCGCCCGCGACTTGGCCAAGCTGGGCCAGCGCGCGATGCTGCAGCCGGTGTTCGCCGACATCGTGAAGAACAAGCAGTTCAAGACCGAGGCCCCGGCGGCCAACGGCCACACCCGGTACTACACCTGGAACAACACCAACCAGCTGCTGAGCACCTACGCCGGCGCCCTGGGCGTTAAGACCGGCAGCGGCCCGGAGGACGGCTACTGCCTCGTCTTCGCCGCCAAGCGGGACAACCGCACCCTGGTCGGCGTGATCCTCAAGGACGACCAGGGCCGCTTCGACGACGCCACCAAGATGCTCGACTGGGGCTTCGCCCACTGA
- a CDS encoding ABC transporter permease yields MSGPALRPARLRPVDVLRTGASGLHTRRTRVVLSALGIALGIATMVAVVGLSTSSRADLLDRLDRLGTNLLTAEAGKNELGQDIQLPKSAVAMVERIGPVQHATATGAVNARVRRSDVVPEELASGVTVQAARPDLLDALGARTSQGSWLNHASERLPAVVLGSVAADRLGITAPGAKILLNDQWYVATGILAPIDLVPTLDRTALVGFPSAERYLGFDGHPTTLFERSTDASVEAVQQVLARTVNPGNEGAVKVSRPSDALAAKAATDKGLTALMLGLGAVALLVGGVGVANTMVISVLERRAEIGLRRALGATKRAIRLQFLTESLLLSALGGTAGAALGAVATLAFARAQGWTAVVPPWSLAGGLGATLVIGVAAGLYPAVRASRLHPTVALNAS; encoded by the coding sequence ATGAGCGGCCCCGCACTGCGGCCGGCCCGGCTCCGTCCGGTCGACGTCCTGCGCACCGGCGCGAGCGGCCTGCACACCCGCCGCACCCGGGTCGTCCTGTCCGCCCTCGGCATCGCCCTTGGCATCGCCACCATGGTCGCCGTCGTCGGCCTGTCCACCTCCAGCCGCGCCGACCTGCTCGACCGTCTGGACCGGCTCGGCACCAACCTGCTCACCGCCGAAGCCGGCAAGAACGAGCTCGGCCAGGACATCCAACTCCCCAAGAGCGCAGTGGCGATGGTCGAGCGGATCGGCCCGGTCCAGCACGCCACCGCCACCGGCGCGGTCAACGCCCGGGTGCGCCGCAGCGACGTCGTACCCGAGGAACTGGCCTCAGGCGTCACGGTCCAAGCCGCCCGCCCCGACCTCCTCGACGCCCTCGGCGCCCGCACCAGCCAGGGCAGTTGGCTCAACCACGCCAGCGAGCGGCTCCCCGCCGTCGTACTGGGCTCCGTGGCCGCCGACCGCCTCGGCATCACCGCACCGGGCGCCAAGATCCTCCTCAACGACCAGTGGTACGTCGCCACCGGCATCCTCGCGCCCATCGACCTCGTACCGACCCTGGACCGCACCGCACTGGTCGGATTCCCCTCCGCCGAGCGGTATCTGGGCTTCGACGGTCACCCCACCACCCTCTTCGAACGCTCCACGGACGCCTCGGTGGAGGCGGTCCAGCAGGTCCTGGCCCGAACGGTCAACCCCGGCAACGAGGGTGCGGTGAAGGTCTCCCGTCCCTCCGACGCCCTCGCGGCCAAGGCCGCCACCGACAAGGGCCTGACGGCACTGATGCTGGGCCTCGGAGCGGTGGCGCTGTTGGTCGGCGGGGTGGGCGTGGCCAACACCATGGTCATCTCGGTACTGGAACGCCGGGCGGAGATCGGGCTGCGCCGCGCCCTCGGCGCGACGAAGCGCGCGATCCGCCTCCAATTCCTCACCGAGTCCCTGCTGTTGTCGGCGCTCGGGGGGACCGCGGGTGCCGCGCTGGGGGCCGTCGCCACGCTCGCGTTCGCCCGTGCGCAAGGGTGGACGGCCGTGGTACCGCCCTGGTCGCTGGCCGGCGGCCTGGGCGCCACCCTCGTCATCGGCGTCGCCGCAGGTCTGTATCCGGCCGTACGGGCCTCCCGGCTGCACCCCACTGTCGCTCTCAACGCCAGCTGA
- a CDS encoding ABC transporter ATP-binding protein codes for MTPAPTDPSTPPDVIELRAATKTYPGAVHALKDIDLTVAQGELVAIVGPSGSGKSTLLNLLGTLDRPTSGEVTVAGYDIGRLSDAQLSALRARHIGFVFQHFPLAPGRSAQDNVADGLLYAGAGPRERRARARTALDEVGLGHRTDHLAHQLSGGEKQRVAIARALVGEPDLLLADEPTGALDTASGALVMNLIRGLHAAGTTVCVITHDNDIADALPRRIRLRDGEIVDDTGSPNSPDSRAGHTQEVP; via the coding sequence ATGACCCCCGCACCCACCGACCCCAGCACGCCCCCGGACGTGATCGAACTCCGCGCCGCCACCAAGACCTACCCCGGCGCGGTCCACGCCCTCAAAGACATCGACCTGACCGTGGCGCAGGGCGAACTGGTCGCCATCGTCGGCCCGTCCGGCTCCGGGAAATCCACCCTGCTCAACCTGCTGGGCACCCTCGACCGCCCCACCTCCGGCGAGGTCACGGTCGCCGGCTACGACATCGGCCGGCTCTCGGACGCGCAGCTCTCTGCGCTGCGCGCCCGGCACATCGGCTTCGTCTTCCAGCACTTCCCACTCGCCCCCGGCCGCAGCGCCCAGGACAACGTCGCCGACGGCCTGCTCTACGCCGGAGCCGGGCCGCGCGAGCGGCGCGCCCGAGCCCGCACCGCCCTGGACGAAGTCGGGCTCGGCCACCGCACCGACCACCTCGCCCACCAACTCTCGGGCGGTGAGAAGCAGCGGGTGGCCATCGCCCGCGCGCTGGTCGGCGAACCCGACCTGCTCCTCGCGGACGAGCCGACCGGCGCACTGGACACCGCCTCGGGCGCGCTGGTCATGAACCTCATCCGCGGACTGCACGCGGCCGGCACCACCGTCTGCGTCATCACCCACGACAACGACATCGCCGACGCGTTGCCCCGCCGCATCCGCCTCCGCGACGGCGAGATCGTCGACGACACAGGCAGCCCCAACTCACCCGATTCCCGGGCGGGGCACACCCAGGAGGTGCCTTGA
- a CDS encoding efflux RND transporter periplasmic adaptor subunit — translation MSAAPHKRHRGVVALAAATTTTAAIAGVMLLTNSDEDAPADGRRPKAPPATTQITRTDLVRSKTVDGRLDYAQRRAVKSPVAGTLTKAAEPGRTLSPGQRLYERDARPVVLLYGSTPMFRAMKVGDHGPDVLQLERNLRELGFGPRLSADTRYDEATKAAVKAWQKSLGIVDANGEIGRGDIVFQPGPVRVISADAALADTVGPDSTVLTIASTQPVVRASLDKADRALAARGTKVDVTLPSGGTVRGKVSGTAAPGGSASAGQETAAGSGTAPSQDGGVEVEITLDDGGTLRPKDQQGTLSVKFVSERRKNVLTVPVEAVVALREGGYGLQVVQGTGTHLVRIQTGLTADGRIEISGTGVTEGTKVGAAEQ, via the coding sequence GTGAGCGCGGCACCACACAAGCGCCACCGGGGCGTCGTCGCGCTGGCGGCAGCGACCACCACGACCGCGGCGATCGCCGGCGTCATGCTCCTCACCAACTCCGACGAGGACGCCCCGGCCGACGGCCGGCGGCCCAAGGCGCCGCCCGCCACCACCCAGATCACCCGCACCGACCTCGTCCGGAGCAAGACCGTCGACGGACGCCTGGACTACGCGCAGCGCCGGGCGGTGAAATCCCCCGTCGCGGGCACCCTCACCAAGGCCGCCGAGCCGGGCAGGACCCTCTCGCCCGGGCAGCGCCTGTACGAGCGCGACGCCCGACCGGTGGTTCTCCTGTACGGCTCGACACCGATGTTCCGTGCGATGAAGGTCGGCGACCACGGCCCGGACGTCCTCCAGTTGGAACGCAACCTGCGCGAACTGGGCTTCGGTCCCCGCCTGTCCGCGGACACCCGCTACGACGAGGCGACCAAGGCCGCGGTCAAGGCGTGGCAGAAGTCCCTGGGCATCGTCGACGCCAACGGCGAGATCGGCAGGGGAGACATCGTCTTCCAGCCCGGCCCCGTGCGGGTGATCTCCGCCGACGCCGCCCTCGCCGACACCGTCGGCCCGGACAGCACGGTCCTGACCATCGCCTCCACCCAGCCGGTCGTGCGGGCCTCGCTCGACAAGGCCGACCGCGCGTTGGCCGCACGCGGCACCAAGGTGGATGTCACCCTGCCCAGCGGGGGCACGGTACGGGGCAAGGTCAGCGGCACCGCCGCCCCTGGCGGGTCCGCGTCCGCCGGGCAAGAGACGGCAGCCGGCTCCGGCACCGCCCCCTCGCAGGACGGCGGTGTCGAGGTCGAGATCACCCTCGATGACGGCGGCACGCTCCGGCCGAAGGACCAACAGGGCACGCTGAGCGTGAAGTTCGTCAGCGAACGCCGCAAGAACGTGCTGACCGTTCCGGTCGAGGCGGTCGTCGCACTGCGCGAAGGCGGCTACGGACTTCAGGTGGTCCAGGGCACCGGGACGCACCTGGTGCGCATCCAGACCGGGCTGACGGCCGACGGCCGCATCGAGATCAGCGGCACGGGCGTGACCGAGGGCACGAAGGTCGGAGCGGCCGAGCAATGA
- a CDS encoding response regulator transcription factor — translation MPHVLLIEDDASVRDGMELVLRRHGHEVEGAATGEAGLALLSRPRGGGIEIAVVDLMLPGIDGFEVCRRIRGRSQMPIIMLTSRGDDLDVVSGLEAGADDYVVKPITGRVLEARIRAAMRRAGPPTPTTVDDFAGLVIDRAGLTVTKRGVAVPLPPTELRLLLQLSASPGRVFSREQLLELVWDHGFLGDSRLVDAAVGRLRAKLEDIAATPRYIQTVRGFGYRFGPV, via the coding sequence ATGCCGCATGTGCTGCTGATCGAGGACGACGCTTCCGTACGAGACGGAATGGAGCTGGTGCTGCGCCGCCATGGCCACGAGGTCGAGGGCGCCGCCACCGGCGAGGCCGGCCTGGCACTGCTGTCCCGCCCGCGCGGCGGCGGCATCGAGATCGCGGTGGTCGACCTGATGTTGCCGGGTATCGACGGCTTCGAGGTATGCCGTCGCATCCGCGGCCGGAGCCAGATGCCGATCATCATGCTCACCTCCCGCGGCGACGATCTGGACGTGGTCAGCGGACTGGAGGCGGGCGCCGACGACTACGTGGTCAAGCCGATCACCGGCCGGGTGCTTGAGGCCCGCATCCGGGCGGCGATGCGGCGGGCCGGCCCGCCCACCCCCACCACCGTCGACGACTTCGCCGGGCTCGTCATCGACCGGGCCGGCCTGACCGTGACCAAACGCGGTGTGGCCGTACCGCTCCCACCCACCGAACTGCGGCTGCTGCTCCAGTTGTCCGCCTCCCCCGGCCGGGTCTTCAGCCGCGAGCAGCTCCTCGAACTCGTCTGGGACCACGGCTTCCTGGGCGACTCCCGGCTGGTGGACGCCGCGGTGGGGCGCCTGCGCGCCAAGTTGGAGGACATCGCCGCCACACCGCGCTACATCCAGACGGTACGCGGCTTCGGCTATCGCTTCGGGCCGGTGTGA
- a CDS encoding ATP-binding protein, whose protein sequence is MKATTSTTERGGAEPVAETFARHAARARARLPRPGGLRGRLLLTVVVAALLSAITATALAYRESRDAVLKRAQNAAVEDFRNRIEHLAGELDVPTELRSMAHFATEVSSGLHDSLVVVQYRDFTAASDPSADRTRITPALRAAVRAHPRVSLQRVEHDGQPWLVLGAPVGLEPPARGGDSAQPSGIEVFAVVSLAEEKRDTAALVRSVTTGLLPVVLLAAVLALLAARAVLRPVRKLAGATRRLAAGELSTRVEEKGHDELAELAHTFNETAGALERTVGELRDQEALARRFVADVSHELRTPLAAMTMVSSVLEEDADQLTPDTAHAARTVSAETTKLARLVDDLIEISRFDARAAALHAHDVDVAATVRATLTARGWAQRVETDLPPGIRARLDRRRLDVIVANLVGNALRHGAPPVTLTVRAADDQVTLVVADHGPGLTSEAARHVFDRFYKADSARTRSEGSGLGMAIALENARLHGGTIELAPPAHGTGAVFTLRLPLRTESPS, encoded by the coding sequence GTGAAGGCCACGACGAGCACCACGGAGAGGGGCGGGGCGGAGCCCGTCGCGGAGACGTTCGCACGGCACGCCGCCCGGGCCCGTGCGAGGTTGCCGCGCCCGGGCGGGCTCCGCGGCCGTCTCCTGCTCACCGTCGTCGTGGCCGCCCTGCTCAGCGCGATCACGGCCACGGCACTGGCGTACCGGGAATCGCGTGACGCGGTCCTCAAACGGGCTCAGAACGCCGCCGTCGAAGACTTCCGCAACCGCATCGAGCACCTGGCCGGGGAGCTCGATGTCCCCACCGAGTTGCGCTCCATGGCGCACTTCGCCACGGAGGTCTCCTCCGGCCTGCACGACTCGCTCGTCGTTGTCCAGTACCGCGACTTCACCGCCGCTTCCGACCCGTCTGCCGACCGGACCCGGATAACTCCCGCGCTGCGCGCCGCCGTACGCGCCCACCCTCGGGTCTCCCTCCAGCGGGTGGAGCACGACGGGCAGCCCTGGCTGGTTCTCGGCGCCCCGGTCGGTCTGGAACCGCCGGCCCGCGGCGGCGACTCGGCGCAGCCGTCCGGCATCGAGGTCTTCGCCGTGGTCTCCCTGGCGGAGGAGAAGCGCGACACCGCCGCGCTGGTGCGCAGCGTGACCACCGGCCTGCTGCCGGTGGTGCTGCTGGCCGCGGTCCTGGCGCTGCTCGCCGCCCGTGCGGTGCTGCGACCGGTGCGCAAGCTAGCGGGCGCCACCCGCAGGCTCGCCGCCGGCGAGCTGAGCACCCGGGTGGAGGAGAAGGGGCACGACGAACTGGCCGAGCTCGCCCACACGTTCAACGAAACGGCCGGCGCGCTGGAGCGCACCGTCGGCGAGCTGCGCGACCAGGAAGCCCTCGCCCGCCGCTTCGTCGCCGACGTGTCCCACGAGCTCCGCACTCCACTCGCCGCCATGACCATGGTCTCCAGCGTCCTGGAAGAGGACGCCGACCAGCTCACCCCCGACACCGCGCACGCGGCCCGCACCGTCAGCGCCGAAACCACCAAACTCGCCCGACTCGTCGACGACCTCATCGAGATCTCCCGCTTCGACGCCCGGGCCGCGGCCCTCCACGCTCATGACGTCGATGTCGCCGCAACGGTGCGCGCCACGCTCACCGCCCGCGGCTGGGCCCAACGCGTCGAGACCGATCTCCCACCAGGCATACGGGCCCGGCTCGACCGCCGCCGCCTCGACGTCATCGTCGCCAACCTCGTCGGTAACGCCCTCCGCCACGGCGCACCGCCGGTGACGCTCACCGTGCGGGCCGCGGACGACCAGGTCACCCTCGTGGTCGCCGACCACGGTCCCGGACTGACCTCCGAGGCCGCCCGCCACGTCTTCGACCGCTTCTACAAGGCCGACAGTGCCCGCACCCGCTCCGAAGGCAGCGGACTGGGCATGGCCATCGCCCTGGAAAACGCGCGCCTGCACGGTGGCACCATCGAGCTCGCGCCCCCGGCACACGGCACCGGCGCGGTCTTCACCCTCCGCCTGCCCCTCCGCACGGAATCCCCCTCATGA
- a CDS encoding response regulator transcription factor encodes MRILFAQSDRVVARATGMGLRRLAINVDVANCGDEAERLSNFTDYDVIVLDHELGPIGGYELCRRLAERKERPRILLLTADQVAAKVRGLQLGADDCLTRPFAFPELVARVRALGRHRRTGAPLVLRHEGITLDPARREVRVHGKPVGLTPKEFAVLQLLMEAKGLPVRHEELLAKVWDANMDSRTNAVRATISRLRRKLGDRDAICTDNGKGYCLA; translated from the coding sequence ATGAGAATTCTGTTCGCCCAAAGCGATCGTGTCGTGGCCCGGGCAACCGGTATGGGACTGCGACGGCTTGCCATAAACGTCGATGTCGCCAACTGCGGTGACGAGGCCGAACGATTGAGCAACTTCACCGATTACGACGTCATCGTCCTTGACCACGAACTTGGCCCCATCGGTGGGTATGAACTGTGCCGCCGCCTTGCCGAACGAAAGGAGCGCCCCCGAATCCTGTTGCTGACCGCAGATCAGGTGGCAGCCAAAGTCCGCGGGTTGCAGTTGGGCGCCGATGACTGCCTCACCAGGCCCTTCGCCTTTCCTGAACTCGTCGCCCGCGTACGGGCTCTCGGCCGCCATCGCCGGACCGGGGCTCCGCTCGTCCTGCGGCACGAGGGAATCACACTGGATCCCGCACGCCGCGAGGTTCGGGTCCACGGGAAACCGGTCGGACTCACTCCCAAGGAGTTCGCCGTGTTGCAACTGCTCATGGAAGCCAAGGGACTTCCGGTCCGGCATGAGGAACTGCTGGCCAAGGTGTGGGACGCCAACATGGACTCACGCACCAATGCCGTCCGCGCAACCATCAGCAGACTGCGTCGCAAACTCGGCGACCGCGACGCCATCTGCACCGACAACGGCAAGGGGTACTGCCTCGCTTAG